The following coding sequences are from one Macaca nemestrina isolate mMacNem1 chromosome 1, mMacNem.hap1, whole genome shotgun sequence window:
- the LOC105473137 gene encoding DNA fragmentation factor subunit alpha, with protein MEVTGDAGVPESGEIRTLKPCLLRRNHSREQHGVAASCLEDLRSKACDILAIDKSLTPVTLVLAEDGTIVDDDDYFLCLPSNTKFVALANNEKWAYNNSDGGTAWISQESFDVDETDRGAGLKWKNVARQLKEDLSSIILLSEEDLQMLVDAPCADLAQELLQSCATVQQLQHTLQQVLDQREEVRQSKQLLQLYLEALEKEGSLLSKQEESKAALGEEADAVDTGISREASSDVTLASHILTALREKPAPELSLSSQDLELVTREDPKALAVALNWDIRKTETVQEACERELALRLQQMQSLHSLRSISARKASPPGERQNPKRAKQEPT; from the exons ATGGAAGTGACCGGGGACGCCGGGGTACCAGAATCTGGCGAGATCCGGACTCTAAAGCCGTGTCTGCTGCGCCGCAACCACAGCCGCGAACAGCACGGCGTGGCCGCCTCCTGCCTCGAAGACCTGAGGAGCAAGG ccTGTGACATTCTGGCCATTGATAAGTCCCTGACACCAGTCACCCTGGTCCTGGCAGAGGATGGCACCATAGTGGATGATGACGATTACTTTCTGTGTCTACCTTCCAATACTAAGTTTGTGGCGTTGGCCAATAATGAGAAATGGGCCTACAACAATTCAG ATGGAGGTACAGCTTGGATTTCCCAAGAGTCCTTTGATGTAGATGAAACAGACAGGGGAGCAGGGTTGAAGTGGAAGAATGTGGCCAGGCAGCTGAAAGAAGATCTGTCCAGCATCATCCTCCTCTCAGAGGAAGACCTCCAG atgctTGTTGACGCTCCCTGCGCAGACCTGGCTCAGGAACTACTCCAGAGTTGTGCCACTGTCCAGCAGCTGCAGCACACACTCCAACAAGTGCTTGACCAAAGAGAGGAAGTGCGTCAGTCCAAGCAGCTCCTGCAGCTGTACCTCGAGGCTTTGGAGAAAGAGGGCAGCCTCTTGTCAAAGCAGGAAG AGTCCAAAGCTGCCTTGGGTGAGGAGGCAGATGCAGTAGACACGGGTATCAGCAGAGAGGCCTCCTCGGACGTCACGCTGGCGAGCCACATCCTTACTGCACTGAGGGAGAAGCCGGCTCCAGAGCTGAGCTTATCTAGTCAGGATTTGGAG TTGGTTACCAGGGAAGACCCCAAAGCACTGGCTGTTGCTTTGAACTGGGACATAAGGAAGACGGAGACTGTTCAAGAGGCCTGTGAGCGGGAGCTCGCCCTGCGCCTGCAGCAGATGCAGAGCTTGCATTCCCTCCGGAGCATCTCGGCAAGGAAGGCCTCACCACCTGGAGAACGGCAAAATCCTAAGCGAGCCAAACAAGAGCCCACATAG